A single region of the Hoeflea prorocentri genome encodes:
- a CDS encoding adenosine deaminase produces MTRHIPKAELHCHIEGAAPTELVRQQARKYSVDIDHLIDGKRFVWDDFTSFLAAYDAAAALFKTEEDYALLAESYLASIASEGALYSEIFISPDHARLAGLSPQAYVNGLGEGIERARDKYGIEGRQIITCVRHFDKDAAIDVARFAAARPHRTVTGFGMGGDERIGSHADFSDAFDIARDAGLGITTHAGEIAGAESVRDALEHVRPARIGHGVRAIEDMSLVEHLANEGIVLEVCPGSNVSLSVYESFGAHPFRTLMDAGVKVTLNSDDPPFFDTSLGKEYAIAQAEFGLSDEELVETTRTAINAAFVDEDTRTSLLAKL; encoded by the coding sequence TTGACACGGCACATCCCCAAGGCTGAACTCCATTGCCACATTGAAGGCGCCGCGCCGACCGAACTGGTTCGCCAACAGGCACGCAAATATAGCGTCGACATCGATCATCTGATCGACGGAAAACGGTTCGTCTGGGACGACTTCACGAGTTTCCTCGCGGCCTATGATGCCGCTGCCGCCCTGTTCAAAACAGAAGAGGATTACGCACTTCTCGCCGAGAGTTATCTGGCATCCATCGCGTCCGAGGGTGCACTCTACAGCGAGATTTTCATCTCACCCGATCATGCCCGCCTGGCCGGTCTGTCGCCACAGGCCTATGTCAACGGGCTTGGCGAGGGCATTGAAAGAGCGCGGGACAAATACGGCATCGAGGGCCGTCAGATCATCACCTGTGTCAGGCACTTCGACAAGGACGCCGCCATTGACGTCGCCCGGTTTGCCGCCGCGCGGCCGCACCGGACGGTCACCGGTTTCGGCATGGGCGGAGACGAGCGGATCGGGTCCCACGCGGATTTTTCCGATGCGTTTGACATTGCCCGGGATGCGGGTCTCGGCATTACGACCCACGCCGGCGAGATCGCCGGAGCCGAGAGCGTGCGCGATGCGCTCGAGCATGTGCGCCCTGCCCGCATCGGCCACGGTGTGCGCGCCATCGAAGACATGTCGCTTGTCGAGCATCTGGCCAATGAAGGCATTGTCCTTGAGGTTTGCCCCGGGTCGAATGTTTCGCTGTCAGTCTATGAGAGTTTCGGCGCGCACCCGTTCAGGACCCTCATGGATGCCGGTGTAAAGGTGACACTGAATTCCGACGATCCGCCGTTTTTCGACACCAGTCTCGGCAAGGAATACGCAATCGCACAAGCCGAGTTCGGTCTCAGCGACGAAGAACTCGTCGAAACGACGCGCACAGCGATCAATGCGGCCTTTGTCGACGAAGACACCCGCACATCGCTCCTTGCAAAGTTGTGA
- a CDS encoding TIGR02281 family clan AA aspartic protease: MMRIFLLAAVVSGIAVAVPKVVDGQLGYTTEETAKPIRQTTEQAPVAAYAGGRDVVIAADARGHYLSNFRINGKQIAGLIDTGATAVAINRSTARQIGVYLTPSMFTYRINTANGTTRAARVMLQSVELKSIRVRNVEAYVLDDNSLGATLIGMSFLNRLTSFQARDGKLILKL; encoded by the coding sequence ATGATGCGGATCTTTTTACTGGCTGCCGTCGTTTCGGGCATAGCCGTTGCAGTGCCGAAGGTCGTCGACGGACAATTGGGATACACCACGGAAGAAACTGCAAAACCGATACGTCAAACGACCGAGCAGGCCCCGGTTGCAGCCTATGCCGGCGGACGCGATGTTGTCATCGCCGCCGATGCACGGGGACATTATCTCAGCAATTTCCGCATCAATGGCAAACAGATCGCCGGGTTGATCGATACCGGCGCGACCGCTGTTGCGATCAACCGGTCGACCGCGCGACAGATCGGGGTCTACCTGACACCATCAATGTTCACATACCGTATCAACACCGCTAACGGCACGACCCGGGCCGCACGGGTGATGCTACAGTCCGTGGAACTCAAATCCATCAGGGTGCGTAATGTCGAAGCCTATGTGCTCGACGACAATTCGCTTGGCGCGACGCTGATCGGCATGAGTTTTCTCAATCGCCTGACGTCCTTTCAGGCACGTGACGGCAAACTCATTCTCAAGCTTTAG
- the upp gene encoding uracil phosphoribosyltransferase codes for MDGVTVIDHPLVQHKLTIMRKKDTSTAGFRRLLREISTLLCYEVTRELALTHENIETPLTEMDAPVLAGKKLVFASILRAGNGLLEGMLDLVPSARVAHIGLYRDHDTLQAIEYYFKAPEDISDRLVIVVDPMLATANSSISAVEKLKERGAHNLRFLCLLAAPEGVEAFRKAHPDVPVYTASIDSHLNEKGYIVPGLGDAGDRMYGTK; via the coding sequence ATGGACGGCGTTACCGTCATCGACCACCCGCTGGTTCAGCACAAGCTGACAATCATGCGAAAGAAGGATACGTCCACAGCCGGCTTCCGGCGGCTTCTGCGCGAGATATCGACCCTTTTGTGCTACGAGGTGACGCGCGAGCTGGCGCTTACGCATGAAAATATCGAAACGCCACTGACCGAAATGGACGCTCCCGTCCTTGCCGGCAAGAAGCTGGTGTTCGCGTCGATCCTGAGGGCGGGAAACGGCCTGCTGGAAGGCATGCTTGACCTTGTTCCGTCAGCGCGCGTGGCCCATATCGGACTTTACCGTGATCACGATACGCTTCAGGCGATCGAATATTATTTCAAGGCGCCGGAGGACATAAGCGACCGTCTGGTTATTGTCGTTGACCCGATGCTTGCAACAGCCAATTCATCCATTTCAGCAGTTGAAAAACTGAAGGAACGTGGCGCGCATAATCTGCGCTTCCTTTGTCTTCTGGCGGCGCCGGAGGGTGTCGAAGCGTTTCGCAAGGCACATCCGGACGTGCCCGTGTACACCGCGTCGATTGACAGCCATTTGAATGAGAAAGGCTATATCGTTCCCGGCCTCGGCGACGCCGGGGACCGCATGTACGGAACCAAATAG